From a region of the Toxotes jaculatrix isolate fToxJac2 chromosome 7, fToxJac2.pri, whole genome shotgun sequence genome:
- the serpind1 gene encoding heparin cofactor 2: MWVITVISVACLLVSPSLAGIKDLSSHFTDPKPEPRSFEPDGEVSIDAIPLEFHKENTVTNDLVFDGFEDEDYIDFDKILAAGSDDYIEGDEIDEIATPAPDIDIFAEPSDPKIRRARLLRLFHGRSRLQRLNNVNARFGFNLYRSLRNDVNQSDNILLAPAGISIAMGMMSLGAGPGTHDQIYQALGFADFVNASHHYDNTTVHKLFRKLTHRLFRRNFGYTLRSVNDVYIKKDVAVKDAFRAETKAYYFAEPQSVDFRDPAFLEKANRRIQKLTKGLIREPLKSVDPNMVLMLLNYLYFKGTWEQKFPKEMTHYRNFRVNEKTSVRVPMMTNKGNYLAAADHELECDILQLPYTGNISMLIALPRKITGMRTLEQEISPTVVNKWLKNMTNRTREVVLPRFKLEQNYDLIENMKEMGLTDLFQESGDFTGMTSEKVAMNWLKHQGTITVNEEGTEAAALTQVGFMPLSSQIRFTVDHPFLFLIYEHRTDCLVFMGRVVNPSRS; encoded by the exons ATGTGGGTCATCACTGTCATCTCTGTGGCCTGTCTGTTAGTCAGTCCATCCCTGGCTGGAATCAAAGACCTCAGTTCTCACTTCACTGACCCTAAACCGGAACCCAGAAGCTTTGAGCCAGATGGGGAAGTGAGCATAGACGCCATTCCACTGGAGttccacaaagaaaacactgtcacTAATGACCTAGTTTTTGATGGTTTTGAGGATGAAGATTACATTGATTTCGATAAGATCCTGGCAGCAGGCAGTGATGACTACAT TGAAGGGGACGAGATAGATGAGATTGCCACACCAGCCCCAGACATCGATATCTTTGCCGAACCCTCCGACCCAAAGATTCGTCGTGCCAGACTCCTACGGCTCTTCCACGGTCGCTCTCGCCTTCAACGCCTCAACAACGTCAATGCCCGTTTTGGCTTTAATCTCTATCGAAGCCTTCGTAACGACGTCAACCAGAGTGACAATATCCTGCTAGCACCTGCGGGAATCTCCATCGCTATGGGGATGATGTCGTTAGGGGCAGGACCTGGAACCCATGATCAGATCTACCAAGCTCTGGGATTTGCTGATTTTGTCAATGCCAGCCACCACTATGACAATACAACAGTGCACAAGCTCTTCAGGAAGCTAACACACAGGCTCTTCAGGAGGAACTTTGGTTACACACTACGCTCTGTAAACGATGTCTACATAAAGAAGGATGTCGCAGTCAAAGATGCCTTCCGTGCAGAGACAAAGGCTTATTATTTTGCAGAACCCCAGTCAGTGGACTTCAGGGACCCTGCCTTTCTGGAAAAGGCTAACCGTCGCATCCAAAAGCTGACGAAAGGGCTGATCAGGGAACCACTCAAGAGTGTGGACCCAAATATGGTGCTGATGCTGCTCAACTACCTGTATTTCAAAG GTACATGGGAACAGAAATTCCCCAAAGAAATGACTCACTATCGCAACTTCAGAGTCAACGAAAAGACAAGTGTACGTGTGCCAATGATGACCAACAAGGGGAACTATCTGGCTGCTGCTGACCACGAACTCGAATGTGACATTCTACAG CTCCCATACACAGGAAACATCAGCATGCTCATTGCCTTGCCAAGGAAGATCACCGGCATGAGGACTTTGGAGCAGGAGATCTCCCCCACTGTTGTCAACAAGTGGCtcaaaaacatgacaaacag GACTCGTGAGGTTGTGCTGCCTCGGTTTAAACTGGAGCAGAATTATGACTTAATTGAAAATATGAAGGAGATGGGCCTGACTGACTTGTTCCAGGAGAGTGGAGATTTCACTGGCATGACCTCTGAAAAGGTTGCCATGAACTGG CTGAAGCACCAAGGAACCATCACTGTGAATGAAGAGGGgacagaagctgctgctctgacccaGGTGGGCTTcatgcctctctcctctcagatcCGCTTCACCGTGGATCatcccttcctcttcctgatCTATGAGCACCGCACAGACTGCCTTGTGTTCATGGGCCGTGTGGTCAATCCCTCACGGAGCTAA
- the snap29 gene encoding synaptosomal-associated protein 29, whose translation MAYPKSHNPFADDDDDEDFKPKSRGFDDDPSDSGMSEAERRQRYLQQEVMRTAQSAVDSSYRSLSLIYESEKMGVETAEELMRQSEVLKRTDKMLDNMDQDLKTSQRHINSIRSVWGGLVNYFKGKPETKPPPEQPKAYQTNERLQNALSSSRENEHKYQASHPNLRKMDTGGFGAAASVDDSSSKQNGYPQNRHLREAHQTLDKNLDEMCDGLSRLKNLGLGLQSEIEDQDDSIGSLLNKVDKMDVKIHNTNQQIKNLK comes from the exons ATGGCCTACCCTAAATCCCACAACCCGTTTGcagatgatgacgatgatgaagaCTTTAAGCCTAAAAGTAGGGGTTTCGATGACGACCCCAGTGACAGTGGGATGAGTGAAGCTGAGAGGAGGCAACGGTATCTACAGCAGGAAGTGATGCGTACAGCTCAGTCTGCTGTGGACAGCAGTTACCGCTCCCTCAGCCTCATATATGAATCAGAGAAGATGGGTGTGGAAACTGCAGAG gAGCTGATGCGACAGAGTGAGGTTCTGAAGAGGACAGACAAGATGTTGGACAACATGGATCAGGACCTGAAGACCAGCCAGAGGCACATTAACAGTATAAGGAGTGTGTGGGGCGGCCTTGTTAATTACTTCAAGGGCAAGCCAGAGACGAAGCCTCCACCCGAGCAGCCTAAGGCCTACCAGACCAATGAAAG ATTACAGAATGCCTtgtccagcagcagagaaaatgaacaCAAGTATCAAGCCAGCCACCCCAACCTAAGAAAGATGGATACAGGAG GATTTGGAGCTGCTGCATCAGTAGATGACAGCTCATCTAAACAGAACGGATACCCTCAGAATAGACACCTTAGGGAGGCTCACCAGACCCTTGACAAAAATTTAG ATGAGATGTGTGATGGCTTGAGCAGACTAAAGAACCTGGGACTTGGTCTACAGTCTGAGATTGAGGACCAGGACGACTCCATTGGTTCGCTGCTGAATAAAGTGGACAAGATGGATGTCAAGATCCACAACACAAACCAACAGATTAAAAAccttaaataa